A portion of the Musa acuminata AAA Group cultivar baxijiao chromosome BXJ1-1, Cavendish_Baxijiao_AAA, whole genome shotgun sequence genome contains these proteins:
- the LOC135587324 gene encoding pathogenesis-related protein 1-like: MVAGCCNLELTFGVSVHRMWKAAACEDHVMYPKIVPEYFASVELIGDSEAGSTKIFRFTPAAKPLSFVKDHVEVLDHASHTLRYKTIEGGYVGLTLKSITFEYRYEALSDDACAVKIKMEYDTLDDKPVGGEEVEKMKEGTARLLKAVEGYLLANPGACA, translated from the exons ATGGTCGCCGGTTGCTGCAACTTGGAGCTGACGTTCGGCGTCAGTGTCCACCGGATGTGGAAGGCGGCCGCCTGCGAGGACCACGTCATGTACCCCAAAATCGTTCCCGAGTACTTCGCGAGCGTGGAACTCATCGGAGACAGTGAAGCCGGCAGCACAAAGATCTTCCGCTTCACTCCAG CTGCGAAGCCGCTGAGCTTCGTTAAGGATCATGTGGAAGTGCTGGACCATGCAAGCCACACGCTGAGGTACAAGACGATCGAAGGAGGCTACGTCGGGCTGACGCTCAAGTCGATCACCTTCGAGTACAGATATGAAGCGTTGAGCGATGACGCCTGCGCCGTGAAGATAAAGATGGAGTACGACACGCTCGACGACAAGCCGGTCGGCggcgaggaggtggagaagatgAAGGAAGGCACCGCAAGACTGTTGAAGGCGGTGGAGGGTTACCTCTTAGCCAACCCTGGTGCTTGTGCCTAA